One window from the genome of Streptomyces sp. NBC_01476 encodes:
- a CDS encoding cysteine desulfurase/sulfurtransferase TusA family protein, whose protein sequence is MPYFDTASAAELHPVARQALVAALDEGWADPARLYREGRRARLLLDAAREAAAEAVGCRPDELVFTPSGTRALHSAVAGAAAGRRRTGRHVVLSAVEHSAVLHAAEPFDTAQVGVDRTGRVDPGAFAAALRADTALACLQSANHEVGTVQPVAEVAEACRAAGVPLLVDAAQSLAWGPVDGGWSLLAGSAHKWGGPPGVGLLVVRKGTRYAPQEPADERESGRSPGFENLPAVVAAAASLRAVREGAEAEAARLSALVERIRARVPQLVPDVEVVGHERLRLPHMVTFSCLYVDGEALLTGLDRAGFSVSSGSSCTSSTLTPSHVLKAMGVLSEGNVRVSLPAGTTEEEVDRFLAVLPGVVAEVRGRLGAPAGEPGPAAAADRGEGPGEGLLVDSLGKLCPIPVIDLARVIGDVPVGGLVTVLSDDEAARLDIPAWCAMRDQEYVGERPAERGTAYVVRRRV, encoded by the coding sequence CCCTACTTCGACACGGCTTCGGCCGCTGAGCTGCATCCGGTGGCACGCCAGGCTCTGGTCGCGGCCCTGGACGAGGGGTGGGCGGACCCGGCGCGGCTCTACCGCGAGGGCCGGCGGGCCCGGCTGCTGCTGGACGCGGCCCGGGAGGCCGCCGCCGAGGCGGTGGGCTGCCGCCCCGACGAGTTGGTGTTCACTCCTTCGGGGACCCGGGCGCTGCACTCCGCGGTGGCCGGCGCCGCCGCCGGCCGCCGCCGTACCGGCCGCCATGTCGTGCTCTCCGCGGTGGAGCACTCCGCGGTGCTGCACGCCGCCGAGCCGTTCGACACAGCACAGGTGGGGGTGGACCGCACCGGCCGCGTCGATCCGGGTGCGTTCGCCGCCGCGCTGCGGGCCGACACCGCGCTGGCGTGCCTGCAGTCCGCCAACCACGAGGTGGGTACGGTGCAGCCGGTCGCCGAGGTGGCCGAGGCGTGCCGGGCGGCGGGGGTGCCGCTGCTGGTGGACGCGGCGCAGTCACTGGCCTGGGGTCCGGTGGACGGCGGCTGGTCACTGCTGGCGGGGAGCGCGCACAAGTGGGGCGGGCCGCCAGGGGTGGGACTGCTGGTGGTCCGCAAGGGGACCCGGTACGCGCCCCAGGAGCCCGCGGACGAGCGGGAGTCGGGACGGTCGCCGGGCTTTGAGAACCTGCCGGCCGTGGTGGCCGCGGCGGCTTCGCTGCGAGCGGTACGGGAGGGGGCGGAGGCGGAGGCGGCCCGGCTGTCCGCGCTGGTGGAGCGGATCAGGGCCCGGGTGCCGCAACTCGTCCCCGACGTCGAGGTGGTGGGGCACGAGCGGCTGCGGCTGCCGCACATGGTCACCTTCTCCTGCCTCTACGTGGACGGTGAGGCGCTGCTGACCGGGCTCGACCGGGCCGGCTTCTCGGTGTCGTCGGGTTCGTCGTGCACGTCGAGCACGCTCACCCCGAGCCATGTGCTCAAGGCGATGGGCGTGCTCTCGGAGGGCAATGTGCGGGTCTCACTGCCGGCCGGCACCACCGAGGAGGAGGTGGACCGTTTCCTGGCGGTGCTGCCGGGGGTGGTCGCGGAGGTACGCGGGCGGCTGGGCGCGCCGGCCGGGGAGCCGGGCCCCGCGGCGGCCGCGGACCGCGGCGAGGGCCCGGGCGAGGGTCTGCTGGTGGACTCGCTCGGCAAGCTCTGCCCGATCCCGGTGATCGACCTGGCCCGGGTGATCGGCGATGTGCCGGTCGGCGGCCTGGTCACCGTACTGTCCGACGACGAGGCCGCCCGGCTGGACATCCCGGCGTGGTGCGCGATGCGCGACCAGGAGTACGTGGGCGAGCGGCCGGCCGAACGCGGCACCGCCTATGTGGTGCGGCGCCGCGTCTGA